A DNA window from Micromonospora sp. NBC_01739 contains the following coding sequences:
- a CDS encoding NAD(P)-binding domain-containing protein, producing MTLDYLIVGAGPAGLQLAALLEADGRGDYLVLEQAEIPGAFFATFPRHRQLISINKPHTGSEDPELNLRLDWNSLLSDDPALRFTSYTERYFPDAEVMVRYLADFAAKTGVRVRYNSRVTSVRKTDAVFEVRAGEEVFRARRLIVATGVSQPYRPPIPGLELAEQYAEMSVDPRDYLDQKVLIIGKGNSAFETADNLMETTTLIHIAGPSSIRMAWRTHYVGHLRAVNNNFLDTYQLKSANAILDGDIKRIERDGAGFKVTFSFSRADEVVKELFYDRVLACTGFAFDASIFDDTCRPALAIRDRFPAQTPQWESVNVPGLYFAGTITQERDFKRSTSGFIHGFRYAVRALHRVLHARHHDTPWPAEKLDATPELIADAIIGRVNRTSALWQQFGFLADVVTVAGSDARYHEEVPVEYVTHTGLRTADHDYPHAFVVTLEYGPEHDQVDPFDVTVSRVAQDVVGQAHDAAYLHPVVRHHRAGQVVATHHLAENLENRWDRPEVHVAPLVAFLDRCLSSVEG from the coding sequence ATGACGCTCGACTACCTGATCGTCGGGGCCGGGCCGGCCGGCCTGCAACTGGCCGCTCTGCTGGAGGCCGATGGCAGGGGTGACTATCTGGTCCTGGAACAGGCGGAGATCCCCGGGGCCTTCTTCGCCACCTTTCCCCGCCACCGGCAACTGATCTCCATCAACAAGCCGCACACCGGCTCGGAGGACCCCGAGCTCAACCTGCGGCTGGACTGGAACTCGCTGCTCAGCGACGACCCGGCGCTGCGGTTCACCAGCTACACCGAACGGTACTTCCCGGACGCCGAGGTGATGGTCCGCTATCTGGCGGACTTCGCCGCGAAGACGGGGGTGCGGGTTCGGTACAACTCCCGGGTGACCTCGGTCCGCAAGACCGACGCAGTGTTCGAGGTCCGGGCGGGGGAGGAGGTCTTCCGGGCGCGCCGGCTCATCGTCGCCACCGGGGTCTCCCAGCCGTACCGGCCGCCGATTCCCGGGCTGGAACTGGCCGAACAGTACGCGGAGATGTCCGTGGACCCGCGCGACTATCTGGACCAGAAGGTGCTGATCATCGGCAAGGGGAACTCCGCCTTCGAGACCGCGGACAACCTGATGGAGACCACCACCCTGATCCACATCGCCGGACCCAGTTCGATCCGGATGGCCTGGCGGACCCACTACGTCGGGCACCTGCGGGCGGTGAACAACAACTTCCTGGACACGTACCAGCTGAAGTCGGCCAACGCGATCCTGGACGGCGACATCAAACGCATCGAGCGCGACGGCGCCGGCTTCAAGGTGACCTTCTCGTTCTCCCGCGCGGACGAGGTGGTCAAGGAGCTGTTCTACGACCGGGTGCTGGCCTGCACCGGGTTCGCCTTCGACGCCTCGATCTTCGACGACACCTGCCGCCCGGCACTAGCGATCAGGGACCGCTTTCCGGCGCAGACCCCGCAGTGGGAATCGGTGAACGTGCCCGGCCTCTATTTCGCCGGCACCATCACCCAGGAGCGGGACTTCAAACGCTCCACCAGCGGGTTCATCCACGGTTTCCGGTACGCCGTGCGGGCCCTGCACCGGGTTCTCCACGCCCGCCACCATGACACCCCGTGGCCGGCGGAGAAGCTGGACGCCACCCCTGAGCTGATCGCGGACGCCATCATCGGGCGGGTCAACCGCACCTCCGCCCTGTGGCAGCAGTTCGGCTTCCTCGCCGATGTGGTGACCGTGGCCGGATCCGACGCGCGCTACCACGAGGAGGTGCCGGTCGAATACGTCACCCACACCGGCCTGCGCACCGCCGACCACGACTACCCGCACGCCTTCGTCGTCACGCTGGAGTACGGCCCAGAGCATGACCAGGTGGATCCGTTCGACGTCACCGTCAGCCGGGTCGCGCAGGATGTCGTCGGCCAGGCCCACGACGCCGCGTACCTGCATCCGGTCGTCCGCCACCACCGGGCGGGTCAGGTCGTCGCCACCCACCACCTGGCGGAGAACCTGGAGAACCGGTGGGACCGGCCGGAGGTTCACGTCGCGCCGCTGGTCGC
- a CDS encoding HAL/PAL/TAL family ammonia-lyase, with translation MTTKVDLAVPLRIADLRAARDPITIVVGPHLRDRVAAGRTFLSEVLGDDRAVYGATTGFGALVGYAGRVDLRDQADNTLAHLGAGQGPELDAEVVRATLLLRAGSLARGASGVSPHVIDALAAMLATTFVPAVPRLGSVGASGDLIPLGAAAQALRGRGHAYLDGVRLPAAEALARAGLEPLPLDGRDALALVNGTSLTTAATALALEEVRAAHRGVQVLTCLLADLLGSDPQFLDARLLQAYGHPGAIGVGVHMRRVSAGLVPSGRRPLQEPYSIRCSPQLLGAAEDALRYVDSVIAADLVGVTDNPLFFPDEDLVVHGGNFFGQPAAFAADLLSMVVAQVGNLAERQLDLLVDPNRNGGLPPMLAAGPGQQHGLQGVQLAATALIAEIRRDVMPASMQSLPTNLHNQDVIPLGTQAALRALDQARLLHLIVGSLAVGLRQAAHVGARTPTASGCAEILAALATAVPVIDPDRPLSDDVRRAAEVVADFSVRLS, from the coding sequence ATGACGACAAAGGTGGACCTCGCGGTCCCGCTGCGGATCGCCGATCTGCGCGCCGCCCGCGACCCCATCACCATCGTGGTCGGGCCGCACCTTCGGGACCGGGTCGCGGCCGGCCGTACCTTCCTGTCCGAGGTGCTCGGCGACGACCGCGCGGTGTACGGCGCCACGACCGGTTTCGGTGCCCTGGTGGGGTACGCGGGCCGCGTCGACCTGCGGGACCAGGCCGACAACACCCTCGCCCACCTCGGTGCCGGTCAGGGCCCGGAACTGGATGCCGAGGTGGTCCGGGCGACCCTGCTGCTGCGGGCCGGGTCGCTGGCCCGGGGCGCGTCGGGGGTGTCCCCGCACGTCATCGACGCGCTGGCGGCGATGCTGGCGACCACCTTCGTGCCCGCGGTGCCCCGGCTGGGTTCGGTCGGGGCCAGCGGTGACCTGATCCCGCTCGGGGCGGCCGCCCAGGCGTTACGGGGTCGGGGTCACGCCTATCTGGACGGGGTACGGCTGCCCGCGGCCGAGGCGCTCGCCCGGGCCGGTCTGGAACCGCTGCCGCTGGACGGCAGGGACGCCTTGGCCCTGGTCAACGGCACCTCCCTGACCACGGCGGCGACGGCACTCGCGCTGGAGGAGGTCCGCGCCGCGCACCGGGGGGTTCAGGTGCTCACCTGCCTGCTGGCCGACCTGCTGGGCAGTGACCCGCAGTTTCTCGATGCCCGGCTGCTGCAGGCGTACGGCCATCCGGGGGCGATCGGGGTGGGCGTCCACATGCGGCGGGTCAGTGCGGGGCTGGTGCCGTCCGGCAGACGCCCACTTCAGGAGCCGTACAGCATCCGCTGTTCACCGCAGCTGCTCGGCGCGGCCGAGGACGCCCTGCGCTACGTCGACTCGGTCATCGCGGCCGACCTAGTCGGGGTCACCGACAATCCCTTGTTCTTTCCCGACGAGGATCTCGTCGTACACGGCGGGAACTTCTTCGGACAGCCGGCGGCGTTCGCCGCCGACCTGCTGTCGATGGTCGTGGCCCAGGTGGGCAACCTGGCCGAACGGCAACTGGATCTGCTGGTCGACCCGAACCGCAACGGTGGTCTGCCGCCGATGCTGGCCGCCGGTCCGGGACAGCAGCACGGGCTTCAGGGCGTGCAACTGGCGGCGACCGCTCTGATCGCCGAGATCCGCCGGGACGTCATGCCCGCGAGCATGCAGAGCCTGCCGACCAACCTGCACAACCAGGATGTCATTCCGCTCGGCACCCAGGCCGCGTTACGGGCGCTGGACCAGGCCCGGCTGCTGCACCTCATCGTCGGGTCGCTGGCGGTGGGGCTGCGCCAGGCCGCACACGTCGGTGCGCGTACGCCGACCGCGTCCGGTTGCGCCGAGATCCTGGCCGCGCTGGCTACGGCCGTACCGGTGATCGATCCGGACCGGCCGTTGAGCGATGACGTGCGGCGCGCCGCCGAGGTCGTCGCGGATTTCTCCGTTCGTCTTTCCTGA
- a CDS encoding NAD(P)-binding domain-containing protein, with translation MTLDYLIIGAGPAGLQLAHLLERDGRDHLVLEAGPAPGTFFTTYPRHRQLISINKVWTGSDDPEFNLRADWNSLLSDDPALLFKNYSGRYFPDAADLVRYLADFARDLPVRYDTRVTRIARDGDLFTVDAGDDTLTARRVVVATGVSQLYVPPIEGAELAERYDTVSVDPEDFTNQRVLIIGKGNSAFETADALIETAAVIHVAGPHSIKLAWQSHYVGHLRAVNNNFLDTYQLKSQNAVLDGTVERIARRDDGGYRIDFRYARSVEAIRQIDYDRVILCTGFRFDAGIFDPSARPRLVINDRFPEQTSAYEAVNVPGLYFAGTLTQQRDFKRSTSGFIHGFRYGVRALHRILHARHHDTPWPAATLEATPEAIADAVIARINRTSALWQQFAVLGDVVVISDENTARYHEEVPVGYLHDGGLGPQPFAFVITLEYGPDHDQVDPFDITVPRIAENDAAHAHDASYLHPVVRVHRDGKIVAVHHLAENLENHWNLPEVHHQPLVLFIKGVLSDAG, from the coding sequence ATGACGCTCGATTACCTGATCATTGGAGCCGGACCGGCCGGGCTACAGCTCGCTCACCTGCTCGAGCGCGACGGCCGTGACCATCTGGTCCTGGAGGCCGGCCCGGCACCGGGCACCTTCTTCACCACCTATCCCCGGCACCGACAACTCATCTCCATCAACAAGGTCTGGACCGGTTCCGACGATCCGGAGTTCAACCTGCGCGCCGACTGGAACTCGCTACTCAGCGACGATCCGGCCCTGCTGTTCAAGAACTACAGCGGGCGGTACTTCCCGGACGCCGCGGACCTGGTGCGCTACCTGGCCGACTTCGCCCGCGACCTGCCGGTCAGGTACGACACCCGGGTCACCCGGATCGCGCGCGACGGCGACCTGTTCACCGTCGATGCCGGGGACGACACCCTCACCGCCCGCCGGGTGGTCGTCGCCACCGGCGTGTCCCAGCTGTACGTCCCGCCGATCGAGGGCGCCGAGCTCGCCGAACGGTACGACACCGTCAGCGTCGACCCGGAGGACTTCACCAACCAGCGGGTCCTCATCATCGGCAAGGGCAACTCGGCCTTCGAGACCGCCGACGCCCTCATCGAGACGGCCGCGGTCATCCATGTCGCCGGTCCACACTCGATCAAGCTGGCGTGGCAGTCGCACTACGTCGGGCACCTGCGGGCGGTCAACAACAACTTCCTCGACACGTACCAGCTCAAGTCGCAGAACGCGGTCCTCGACGGCACCGTCGAGCGGATCGCCCGACGCGACGACGGCGGCTACCGGATCGACTTCCGGTACGCCCGCAGCGTCGAGGCGATCCGGCAGATCGACTACGACCGGGTCATTCTCTGCACCGGATTCCGCTTCGACGCCGGCATCTTCGACCCCTCCGCCCGGCCACGGCTGGTCATCAACGACCGCTTCCCCGAGCAGACCTCGGCGTACGAGGCGGTCAACGTACCCGGCCTGTACTTCGCCGGCACCCTAACCCAGCAACGCGACTTCAAGCGCTCCACCAGCGGATTCATCCACGGCTTCCGGTACGGGGTGCGGGCCCTGCACCGGATTCTCCACGCCCGCCACCACGACACCCCCTGGCCGGCCGCGACCCTGGAGGCCACCCCGGAGGCGATCGCCGACGCGGTCATCGCCCGGATCAACCGCACCTCCGCGCTGTGGCAGCAGTTCGCCGTCCTCGGCGATGTCGTCGTCATCTCCGACGAGAACACCGCGCGCTATCACGAGGAGGTACCGGTCGGGTACCTGCACGACGGCGGCCTGGGTCCGCAACCCTTCGCGTTCGTGATCACCCTGGAGTACGGACCGGACCATGACCAGGTCGACCCCTTCGACATCACCGTGCCCCGGATCGCCGAGAACGACGCCGCGCACGCCCACGACGCCAGCTACCTGCACCCGGTCGTACGGGTCCACCGCGACGGCAAGATCGTCGCAGTGCACCACCTGGCGGAGAACCTCGAGAACCACTGGAACCTGCCGGAGGTGCACCACCAGCCGCTGGTGCTCTTCATCAAAGGCGTACTCTCCGATGCCGGTTGA
- a CDS encoding class I adenylate-forming enzyme family protein — translation MPVEVWPQPVLDLLAVGDDRPVFEDGDRTVTAAQMHRLVRRIAAGLRAAGAGPGVGVALRLGVTAEAFAATIAAFAVGARVSGIRPDLTPAHHAWHLGENTLLVDDARVATLARAPDDGTPLIAAGHPHEIARIVWTSGSTGNPKGCAQTYAAMSAAWAPYPDRWPPPIADLAPRLARYLVFGSLSSQVMLEYAILTLAAGGTLVAARPPGFPGMIARHRATASVITVGKLYQLVHDQRTDPVDLSSLRALVVSGSPLAPGRLAEALEVLGPVIFHGYGQTETGMITMVTPTEMLASPAALASVGRPPPVTELSIRDPDGQPAAEGELFVRTPAQATAYWTDPVETAEVFVDGWVRTRDLARLDSDGYLHLLGRTREVIIVHANLVYAGPIERVLAADPTVAEAYVVGRPDDATGEAVHAYVVPAAGHTPDAGRLRALVAAALGEPSAPQTIQSIDRVPLGPSGKPDKRALARMTLR, via the coding sequence ATGCCGGTTGAGGTCTGGCCGCAGCCGGTGTTGGACCTGCTCGCCGTCGGTGACGACCGGCCGGTCTTCGAAGACGGCGACCGGACCGTCACCGCGGCCCAGATGCACCGTCTGGTCCGTCGCATCGCCGCCGGGCTGCGGGCCGCCGGGGCCGGCCCCGGCGTCGGGGTGGCCCTGCGGCTCGGCGTCACCGCGGAGGCCTTCGCGGCGACCATCGCTGCCTTCGCGGTCGGCGCCCGGGTCTCCGGGATCCGCCCCGACCTGACACCGGCCCACCACGCCTGGCACCTCGGCGAGAACACCCTGCTGGTCGACGACGCCCGGGTCGCCACCCTGGCCCGCGCCCCCGACGACGGAACTCCGCTGATCGCCGCCGGACACCCCCACGAGATCGCCCGGATCGTCTGGACCAGCGGCAGCACCGGCAACCCCAAGGGCTGCGCCCAGACGTACGCGGCGATGAGCGCGGCCTGGGCACCGTACCCGGACCGGTGGCCCCCGCCGATCGCCGACCTGGCCCCCCGCCTGGCGCGGTATCTGGTCTTCGGTTCGCTCAGCAGCCAGGTGATGCTGGAGTACGCCATCCTCACCCTGGCCGCGGGCGGCACCCTGGTCGCGGCCCGGCCCCCCGGTTTCCCCGGCATGATCGCCCGACATCGGGCGACCGCGAGCGTGATCACCGTGGGCAAGCTGTACCAACTCGTGCACGACCAGCGCACCGATCCGGTCGACCTGAGCAGCCTGCGGGCCCTGGTGGTCTCCGGCTCCCCACTGGCACCGGGCCGACTCGCCGAGGCCCTCGAGGTACTCGGCCCGGTGATCTTCCACGGCTACGGCCAGACCGAAACCGGCATGATCACGATGGTGACGCCGACCGAGATGCTGGCCTCCCCCGCCGCACTCGCCTCGGTCGGCCGCCCACCCCCGGTCACCGAACTGTCCATCCGGGACCCCGACGGCCAACCCGCCGCCGAGGGAGAACTCTTCGTGCGGACACCCGCCCAGGCCACCGCCTACTGGACGGACCCGGTCGAAACCGCCGAGGTCTTCGTCGACGGCTGGGTGCGCACCCGTGACCTGGCCCGACTGGACAGCGACGGCTACCTGCACCTGCTCGGCCGGACCCGGGAGGTCATCATCGTGCACGCCAACCTGGTGTACGCCGGCCCCATCGAACGAGTGCTCGCCGCTGACCCCACGGTCGCCGAGGCCTACGTCGTCGGCCGTCCCGATGACGCCACCGGAGAAGCGGTACACGCCTACGTGGTGCCGGCCGCCGGTCACACACCGGACGCCGGACGGCTGCGCGCCCTGGTGGCGGCGGCCCTGGGAGAGCCGTCGGCTCCGCAGACGATCCAGTCGATCGATCGAGTCCCGTTGGGACCCAGCGGTAAGCCGGACAAGCGCGCCCTGGCACGCATGACGCTCAGGTGA